One genomic region from candidate division WOR-3 bacterium encodes:
- the secF gene encoding protein translocase subunit SecF: MTKIFKNPNVNFIKARKIAYSISVVLFILSAVSLVFLWNSRQGIDFTGGTIIRLTVDEGKLSTANIRGILSGMGIGRSIIQETKNENSTGYIIRIPIIAEDTAHTASSIQTADSALIKFVDEYGRSEVKLGIFVKEDLAQDIRALADTNLFKLKGFAVLEGETLYLMEGEFSGNLTGIRVAEGLGNMIQLTTPLEPTVKTSDKMTGRGFDSVVVFSDIENPALSLRVFADSAKWDSLEKAAYPEVREQEISTSIDVRLKEAIESRHEDVTVTVAGTEHVGARMSHNLKMRTLWVVLLGIAVILGYVSIRFTYRFGVASVIALIHDVIVTAGIYALTGFEFNMSTIAALLTLIGYSINDSIIVSDRIRETNKMNKGKEFGEIVNQSINATLSRTIITAFTTFVVLLVLFIVGSTTIKDFAFVLMMGVIVGTYSSIFIVATVVYDWEKRFPTPLGKSRA, translated from the coding sequence ATGACAAAGATATTTAAAAACCCCAACGTAAATTTCATAAAAGCAAGAAAAATCGCATATTCGATATCGGTTGTACTCTTTATTCTTTCTGCTGTATCTCTTGTTTTTCTTTGGAATTCGAGGCAGGGAATCGATTTCACAGGCGGAACAATTATTAGGTTGACCGTCGACGAGGGAAAACTCAGCACAGCGAATATCAGGGGCATACTGTCCGGCATGGGAATAGGCAGGAGTATAATTCAGGAGACAAAGAATGAGAATTCAACTGGATACATAATAAGAATACCTATCATAGCGGAAGATACAGCCCACACAGCTTCCTCAATCCAAACAGCCGACAGCGCTCTCATAAAATTCGTGGATGAATACGGAAGATCTGAAGTAAAGCTCGGCATATTTGTTAAGGAGGATTTGGCTCAGGACATTAGAGCGTTGGCCGACACAAACCTTTTCAAATTAAAGGGATTCGCAGTTCTCGAAGGAGAAACTCTCTATCTGATGGAAGGTGAATTCTCCGGAAACCTCACCGGAATTCGGGTGGCGGAGGGATTGGGAAATATGATCCAGCTGACCACGCCGCTTGAACCAACTGTAAAAACGAGCGACAAAATGACAGGCAGAGGTTTCGACAGCGTTGTTGTTTTTTCGGACATTGAAAATCCGGCTCTGTCGTTGAGGGTTTTCGCCGATTCTGCCAAGTGGGATTCGCTTGAAAAGGCTGCGTATCCTGAAGTCCGAGAGCAGGAGATTTCAACTTCGATAGACGTGAGATTGAAAGAGGCCATAGAAAGCAGACACGAAGACGTCACAGTGACCGTTGCAGGAACCGAGCACGTCGGCGCGAGAATGAGCCACAACCTCAAAATGAGGACTCTTTGGGTCGTGCTTCTCGGGATAGCGGTTATACTCGGATACGTCAGCATAAGATTCACATACCGTTTCGGCGTTGCATCCGTCATAGCTTTGATCCACGACGTCATAGTAACCGCAGGAATATACGCCCTCACGGGATTTGAATTCAACATGTCTACAATAGCCGCTCTTTTGACTCTCATAGGCTACTCAATAAACGACTCGATCATAGTCTCCGACAGAATAAGAGAAACAAACAAGATGAACAAGGGCAAGGAATTCGGCGAAATTGTAAATCAGAGCATAAACGCAACTCTGAGCAGGACCATAATAACCGCCTTTACGACTTTCGTAGTACTTCTCGTGCTATTTATAGTCGGATCCACTACGATTAAGGATTTCGCTTTCGTCCTCATGATGGGTGTAATAGTCGGAACTTATTCATCCATTTTCATAGTCGCGACAGTCGTTTATGACTGGGAAAAAAGATTTCCCACTCCGTTAGGAAAATCAAGAGCCTGA
- the mnmG gene encoding tRNA uridine-5-carboxymethylaminomethyl(34) synthesis enzyme MnmG, with protein sequence MKQTQVVIIGGGHAGCEAAVAAAKIVSDVVLVTARADKIGHLSCNPAVGGQAKSHLVHEIDALGGVIGLVADKAGIQFRTLRAGRGPALKALRVQVDRNLFIKNMNRELFSLKNLKILEAEAIGLVTDGGRLTAIETTEGMIKCESAVLAPGTFLNGVMYTGFEKIRGGRRGDHTSELLSRDMARIGFLLERLKTGTCPRIDGKTVNFSEMIEQKGDEEPYPFSAGTDRRSIRNSASCYITKTELKTHEVIRQNISRSPLFTGMITGKGPPFCPSIEDKVMRFGDRAGHPVYVEPEGLDEDLKYLAGLSTSLPPDVQQEILGSIPGLKDAVIVIPGYAVEYDYLQPTNLYPTLETKLVSGLFTAGQLNGTSGYEEAAGQGVIAGINAACHAAGLEKVTVARDVAYIGVMIDDLVNRGVNEPYRLFTSRSEYRLLLRKDNARERLVGIAEKYGLIETNKIEKVKKLKTITDEIMSRLRKERFMVRIKSGKEKVEEIAFVRDFFSELGDSDIEYVLERIESEITYDGYLQRQEEEALKMKQYEQIEIPLGIDFWSVKNVSNSAKEMFSKVKPVNLGQASRLPDVSPSDIFSLMIGISLSKGGLTDFEKAQNGSLH encoded by the coding sequence ATGAAACAAACTCAAGTGGTAATAATTGGAGGCGGTCACGCAGGTTGTGAAGCAGCTGTAGCGGCGGCTAAAATTGTTTCAGATGTCGTTCTCGTCACCGCCCGGGCAGATAAAATCGGACATCTCTCCTGTAATCCGGCAGTAGGCGGGCAGGCGAAAAGCCATCTCGTACACGAAATAGACGCTCTGGGCGGAGTCATTGGACTTGTGGCCGACAAGGCCGGCATCCAGTTCAGGACATTGAGGGCGGGGAGAGGACCCGCGCTGAAAGCGCTGAGGGTTCAGGTTGACAGAAACTTGTTTATAAAAAATATGAACAGAGAACTTTTTTCCTTAAAAAATCTGAAAATCCTAGAGGCCGAAGCAATCGGTTTGGTAACTGACGGAGGCAGACTCACTGCGATAGAAACCACAGAAGGCATGATAAAATGCGAATCTGCAGTGTTGGCTCCCGGAACTTTTCTTAACGGAGTAATGTACACGGGTTTTGAGAAGATTCGGGGCGGAAGAAGAGGAGATCACACGTCGGAACTTCTGAGCCGGGACATGGCGAGAATCGGTTTTTTGCTCGAAAGGCTAAAAACCGGAACTTGTCCGAGGATAGACGGAAAGACGGTAAATTTTTCAGAGATGATCGAGCAAAAAGGTGACGAAGAACCGTATCCATTTTCTGCAGGGACTGACAGGAGATCAATAAGAAATTCAGCTTCATGTTATATAACAAAAACCGAATTGAAGACTCACGAAGTAATAAGGCAAAACATAAGCAGAAGCCCGCTTTTTACCGGGATGATCACAGGTAAAGGACCGCCATTCTGCCCTTCAATTGAAGATAAAGTAATGAGATTCGGTGACAGGGCAGGGCATCCGGTATATGTCGAACCCGAAGGACTGGACGAAGACCTGAAATATCTGGCCGGGCTTTCCACTTCGCTGCCGCCGGACGTTCAGCAGGAGATTCTTGGGAGCATTCCCGGATTGAAGGACGCAGTTATTGTCATTCCAGGTTACGCTGTCGAATACGATTATCTTCAGCCTACCAATCTTTATCCTACGCTCGAAACAAAACTTGTCTCAGGTCTTTTTACGGCAGGACAACTTAACGGAACCTCCGGTTATGAAGAAGCGGCGGGACAAGGTGTTATAGCGGGTATAAACGCCGCGTGTCACGCCGCAGGTCTTGAAAAAGTTACGGTGGCCAGGGATGTGGCTTACATTGGAGTTATGATAGACGACCTGGTCAACAGAGGCGTCAACGAACCCTACAGGCTTTTCACTTCGCGGTCTGAATACAGGCTTTTACTAAGAAAAGACAACGCCAGGGAAAGACTGGTCGGAATAGCCGAAAAATACGGACTGATAGAAACAAATAAAATCGAAAAAGTTAAAAAACTGAAAACGATAACCGATGAGATAATGTCGCGACTCAGAAAAGAAAGATTTATGGTCCGGATAAAATCGGGCAAAGAAAAAGTCGAAGAAATAGCCTTTGTCAGGGACTTCTTTTCAGAACTCGGTGATTCAGACATCGAATACGTCCTGGAAAGAATCGAGTCTGAAATAACTTACGACGGATACCTTCAGCGCCAGGAAGAAGAGGCTTTGAAAATGAAACAATACGAGCAAATTGAGATACCCCTGGGCATAGATTTCTGGAGCGTTAAAAATGTCTCCAATTCGGCAAAAGAAATGTTTTCGAAGGTTAAACCTGTCAATCTGGGGCAAGCTTCAAGACTGCCGGATGTCTCTCCTTCGGACATTTTTTCACTGATGATAGGTATATCCTTATCAAAAGGCGGTTTGACTGATTTTGAAAAGGCTCAAAACGGCAGCTTGCATTGA
- the tgt gene encoding tRNA guanosine(34) transglycosylase Tgt — protein MDKTERARASFDFTVTAEDAGSFARRGVFRTPNGVVDTPNFMPVATYANVRALNSLQLKESGAQAVISNAYHLMLRPGIEVLKKAGKIHKFMNFCGTVFTDSGGFQVMSLASLRKVTEEGVAFKSHIDGSSLFLTPKTAIDSQRTIGSDVAMMLDICPEYPSDYSKLKEQTARSGRWAEEAKKFIRENPCRDQQVFGIVQGGAYLDLRLESLDKLIKLDFDGYAVGGVAVGEPKEEVMKVVDFTAKKLPREKMRYLMGVGFPEDILFSVSCGVDIFDCVAPTRHARTGTFYHMDEGKINIRNAKFKDDFEPIENNCDCFTCRNHSRAYLRHLFKTGDSLAGQLGTIHNIRFYIRFMNEVRERITNGNFTVWSEKKVELFRR, from the coding sequence ATGGACAAAACTGAAAGAGCCCGGGCGTCTTTTGATTTTACAGTAACGGCTGAAGACGCCGGCTCTTTTGCCAGAAGAGGTGTTTTCAGAACCCCGAACGGCGTAGTGGACACACCGAATTTCATGCCCGTTGCGACATACGCCAACGTGCGGGCTTTGAATTCTTTACAACTGAAAGAATCGGGCGCTCAAGCCGTTATTTCCAATGCCTATCACCTAATGCTGAGACCCGGAATTGAAGTTCTCAAAAAAGCGGGGAAAATCCACAAGTTCATGAATTTCTGCGGAACTGTTTTCACGGATTCTGGCGGATTTCAGGTGATGAGTCTCGCTTCACTGAGAAAAGTGACTGAAGAGGGAGTGGCGTTCAAAAGCCACATCGACGGGTCTTCTCTGTTTCTCACACCTAAAACCGCGATTGATTCTCAGAGAACAATAGGCTCCGACGTCGCCATGATGCTCGATATTTGTCCTGAATATCCTTCCGATTACAGTAAATTGAAAGAACAGACGGCAAGGTCCGGCAGGTGGGCAGAAGAGGCTAAAAAATTCATCCGCGAAAACCCTTGTCGGGATCAGCAGGTCTTCGGGATAGTCCAGGGAGGAGCCTACCTTGATCTCAGGCTTGAATCACTGGATAAATTAATTAAGCTCGATTTTGACGGATATGCCGTCGGTGGAGTCGCGGTGGGTGAACCGAAGGAAGAGGTAATGAAAGTTGTCGATTTTACGGCTAAAAAACTGCCGAGAGAAAAAATGCGCTATCTCATGGGAGTTGGTTTTCCCGAAGACATATTGTTTTCGGTTTCGTGTGGAGTAGACATTTTCGACTGCGTCGCTCCGACCAGACACGCGAGAACCGGGACTTTTTACCACATGGACGAAGGAAAGATAAACATAAGAAACGCGAAGTTTAAAGACGATTTCGAACCCATAGAAAATAATTGCGACTGTTTCACGTGCCGGAATCACTCGAGGGCTTACCTGAGACATCTTTTCAAAACGGGAGATTCACTCGCCGGGCAGTTGGGAACAATACACAATATAAGGTTTTACATCCGCTTCATGAATGAAGTGAGAGAGAGAATTACAAACGGGAATTTTACGGTCTGGTCGGAAAAAAAGGTGGAACTTTTCAGGAGATGA
- a CDS encoding class I SAM-dependent RNA methyltransferase, producing the protein MNLKTVEIVKNVSSGEGLGKMEGKVIFVPFAVAGEVVDVRTVEKTRDFDRGEIVSYRKRISDPDLAKCPYFFSCGGCSYQHVQRSHEQSIKEEFAFETIKRAGFSSVIESRITDTEIRYNYRTKLTLAVRTRGEKTGAGYFRKKSDDFFTVDACCLAEDCINSKITDALTVAKNISEVGLEIDAFSISRYEDGDGAVFYHRPPKNTLVPELHSDIKFASVSVCSRSDNFQNGNDCFLVCGKKRMTISYLKDISVSCGSFTQVNRETTMKILEFLSENLRENDWLIDLYCGAGFFSLQLEKFAKKIIGVDSNPVSVMDAVYNAHEKGVGKAKYYNIEDREIGSELLRKNSTVIIDPPRAGMNANLLKKVTEKKCRDIFYLSCSLPTLLRDLRVFSSSGYKIEKIVLFDMFPLTPHLEALAVIKTE; encoded by the coding sequence ATGAACCTAAAAACAGTGGAAATAGTAAAAAACGTCAGTTCCGGCGAGGGATTGGGAAAAATGGAAGGAAAAGTGATTTTTGTTCCATTCGCCGTCGCGGGTGAAGTTGTAGACGTGCGAACAGTTGAAAAAACGAGAGATTTCGACAGAGGCGAGATTGTTTCGTACAGGAAAAGGATTTCAGATCCTGATCTAGCGAAGTGTCCGTATTTTTTTTCCTGCGGAGGCTGTTCTTACCAGCATGTTCAAAGGAGCCATGAACAGTCCATAAAAGAGGAATTCGCTTTTGAAACAATAAAAAGGGCGGGTTTTTCGTCTGTTATTGAGAGCAGGATAACGGATACTGAAATCAGATACAATTACAGGACGAAGCTGACGCTCGCTGTCCGAACAAGAGGAGAAAAGACGGGAGCCGGATATTTCAGAAAAAAATCGGACGATTTTTTCACAGTCGATGCCTGTTGTCTCGCCGAAGATTGCATCAACTCCAAAATAACAGACGCTTTGACAGTTGCAAAAAATATTTCTGAAGTCGGCCTTGAAATCGATGCATTTTCAATAAGCCGTTACGAAGACGGAGACGGAGCCGTTTTTTACCATAGACCGCCAAAAAATACGCTCGTTCCCGAATTACATTCCGACATTAAATTTGCTTCAGTTTCCGTCTGTTCACGCTCGGACAATTTTCAAAACGGAAATGATTGCTTTCTGGTTTGTGGAAAAAAAAGAATGACAATTTCGTATTTGAAAGACATATCAGTTTCCTGCGGAAGTTTCACACAGGTAAACAGGGAAACTACGATGAAAATCCTGGAATTTCTGTCAGAAAATCTGAGAGAGAACGACTGGCTTATAGATCTTTACTGCGGGGCCGGATTTTTTTCGCTTCAGCTGGAAAAATTTGCGAAAAAAATCATTGGAGTGGATTCCAATCCTGTTTCCGTGATGGACGCGGTTTACAACGCTCATGAAAAGGGCGTCGGTAAAGCGAAGTATTACAACATTGAAGACAGAGAAATCGGTTCAGAATTACTGAGAAAAAACTCTACAGTTATTATCGATCCCCCGAGGGCGGGAATGAATGCGAATCTACTTAAAAAAGTGACTGAAAAAAAATGCAGAGATATATTCTACCTGAGCTGCAGTTTACCTACCCTTCTGAGGGACCTGAGAGTTTTTTCTTCCTCAGGTTATAAAATTGAAAAAATAGTTTTGTTCGACATGTTTCCTTTGACGCCTCACCTCGAAGCGCTCGCGGTCATCAAAACAGAGTAA
- a CDS encoding histidine--tRNA ligase — translation MRDFYPEEMRKREWLFSVWKEVSYLYGFEPYDAPIVESLDLLKRKAGEEISQQLYSFLDKSGREIALRAEMTPSLARMIVSRQNSLSMPVKWFTIAQCFRYERMTKGRKREHYQWNADILGVDDISAETEIISMLVCALKKLGLGKDDALVKINSRKIVEDILRSAEISEDLFPKVMIVIDKKDKVSPDDLVEMLEAIPLDKRSAERITGTFEKCQTEGVRSVLGENENVREIESLLENLGGFMDYISFDTSVVRGLSYYTGTVFEVYSKKGSSRAIAGGGRYAGLLEKIGGKPLSGVGFGFGDVVVMDVLEEAGKIQQSGYLLDYYIIPYDKTHFSKAFEIAGAAREKKLSADIDFKCRKVGAALSEAVRKNARFSVLIFPDELKDGKIKIKNMKTQEEKTVLLSEFPVM, via the coding sequence ATGAGGGATTTCTATCCCGAGGAAATGAGAAAGAGGGAGTGGCTTTTTTCGGTTTGGAAAGAAGTGTCTTATCTTTACGGCTTCGAACCATACGACGCTCCGATAGTCGAAAGCCTGGACCTGCTCAAAAGAAAAGCTGGAGAGGAAATCTCTCAGCAACTCTATTCATTTCTCGATAAATCAGGCAGAGAAATAGCTCTCAGGGCGGAAATGACGCCTTCTTTGGCCCGCATGATTGTATCCAGGCAGAATTCTCTGTCTATGCCCGTGAAGTGGTTTACCATCGCCCAGTGTTTCCGTTACGAAAGAATGACGAAAGGCAGGAAAAGAGAGCATTATCAGTGGAACGCGGACATCCTCGGAGTGGACGATATTTCAGCCGAGACTGAGATAATTTCCATGCTTGTATGCGCTCTCAAAAAACTGGGATTAGGCAAGGACGATGCCCTTGTGAAAATCAACAGCAGAAAAATAGTAGAAGACATTCTTAGAAGCGCAGAAATATCCGAAGACCTTTTTCCGAAGGTGATGATAGTAATTGACAAGAAAGACAAGGTTTCTCCCGATGATTTGGTTGAAATGCTTGAGGCAATTCCCCTGGACAAGCGATCGGCTGAAAGAATAACCGGAACTTTTGAAAAGTGCCAAACCGAAGGAGTGAGATCTGTTCTCGGAGAAAACGAAAATGTCAGGGAAATTGAATCTCTCCTGGAGAACTTGGGAGGATTTATGGACTACATAAGCTTTGACACCTCGGTTGTAAGAGGCCTTTCATATTACACAGGAACGGTTTTTGAGGTTTATTCAAAAAAAGGAAGTTCAAGAGCCATAGCCGGAGGAGGAAGATACGCCGGTCTGCTTGAAAAAATCGGGGGAAAACCGCTTTCCGGAGTAGGATTCGGTTTCGGCGACGTTGTGGTTATGGACGTTCTCGAAGAAGCCGGAAAAATACAACAGAGCGGATACCTTCTCGATTATTACATAATACCTTACGATAAAACACACTTTTCAAAGGCATTTGAGATTGCCGGAGCCGCGAGAGAAAAAAAACTGTCAGCGGACATTGATTTCAAATGCAGAAAAGTCGGCGCCGCTCTCTCGGAAGCGGTTCGAAAAAATGCAAGGTTCAGCGTCCTTATATTTCCTGACGAATTGAAAGACGGTAAAATTAAAATCAAGAACATGAAAACACAGGAGGAAAAGACGGTTCTTTTGAGCGAATTTCCGGTTATGTGA
- a CDS encoding acetate kinase, translated as MKVLVINSGSSSIKYQLIETNDENCLASGLIERVSLPMGIITHKKHGVLSHKDEIPVKDHQAGLDMMLKLLMHEKHGVIKNYTEINAIGHRVVHGGEKFTHSVMIDDSVMEALENSTYLAPLHNPANILGIKAARKLLPKIPNVAVFDTAFHQTMPKVAYIYSLPYEFYEKRGIRKYGFHGTSHQYVAQKAAETLGKAYDQTNVITCHLGNGCSLAAVKNGKSIDTSLGYGTMCGVVMGTRAGDIDPAIIVSMVEELNMTPADIKNVLYKKSGLLGLSGVSSDMRDIEKEEENGNERAKLALDVFADRVRKYIGAYAVTLGKVDAIVFTAGIGENGWEIRERICAGLEGIGAFLDTEKNKVRGKLAIISKEDSPVKIISVPTNEELMIAKETVKIVL; from the coding sequence ATGAAGGTCCTTGTCATAAACAGCGGCAGTTCTTCTATCAAATATCAACTCATTGAAACGAACGACGAAAACTGCCTCGCGTCGGGTCTGATAGAGAGAGTTTCCTTGCCGATGGGAATAATAACTCACAAGAAGCATGGCGTACTTTCTCACAAAGATGAAATCCCCGTCAAGGATCATCAGGCAGGCCTGGATATGATGTTAAAGCTTCTCATGCATGAAAAACATGGTGTCATAAAAAATTACACTGAGATTAACGCAATAGGCCACAGAGTGGTTCACGGAGGCGAGAAATTTACACATTCAGTTATGATTGACGACTCGGTCATGGAGGCTCTTGAAAACTCAACTTACTTGGCTCCACTGCACAATCCGGCGAATATACTGGGAATAAAAGCCGCGAGAAAGCTTTTGCCAAAGATTCCTAATGTGGCGGTATTTGACACGGCTTTCCATCAGACGATGCCTAAAGTTGCATACATCTATTCTTTGCCTTACGAGTTTTACGAAAAAAGAGGAATCAGAAAGTACGGTTTTCACGGGACAAGCCATCAATACGTCGCTCAGAAAGCGGCGGAAACACTCGGTAAAGCATACGACCAGACAAACGTAATAACATGTCATCTCGGGAACGGCTGCAGTTTAGCTGCTGTGAAAAACGGAAAAAGCATTGACACGAGCCTTGGTTACGGAACGATGTGCGGAGTCGTCATGGGTACGAGAGCAGGAGACATCGATCCCGCCATAATAGTCTCTATGGTCGAAGAACTTAACATGACTCCGGCGGATATTAAAAACGTTTTGTATAAGAAAAGCGGCCTGCTGGGTCTTTCCGGAGTGTCAAGCGACATGAGAGACATTGAAAAAGAGGAGGAAAATGGAAATGAAAGGGCGAAACTCGCTCTTGATGTTTTTGCCGACAGGGTGAGGAAATACATAGGCGCCTACGCTGTAACGCTTGGCAAAGTTGACGCAATCGTTTTTACTGCCGGAATAGGCGAAAACGGATGGGAAATAAGAGAAAGGATATGCGCGGGACTTGAAGGGATAGGCGCTTTTCTCGACACAGAAAAAAACAAAGTTCGTGGTAAACTGGCCATAATCTCGAAAGAAGACAGTCCGGTAAAAATCATTTCTGTACCGACCAACGAAGAGCTTATGATAGCCAAAGAAACTGTAAAAATAGTTTTATGA
- a CDS encoding glycosyltransferase family 9 protein encodes MKTAIYLPNHLGDAVVASSIVGWIKKERESDQLILIGRKSLEGIFGNFPGSDLFVPVEKSKKGFLETVSALKRERPDACFVLPKSFSSALIARLSGIKTRIGYSTDNRGFLLTEKLDPKNRKSKPMRHYYFRLFKNHLKSPPPTEISFFVPEPDSRIAKILENETGYVAVDPGAAYGEAKMWEDDKWIELIQKTEKLTKTVLVGVRDLSGWERNFSGTINLSSKTKIGDIPFVLSKSSVLVSCDTGSMHLAAALGVSTVSLFGSSSPVWTAPWGKGKSTVIYKNLSCSPCFKKTCPNGEALCMKSISVEEVYQAVSDTLKVEV; translated from the coding sequence TTGAAAACGGCAATTTATCTCCCTAACCACCTCGGAGACGCAGTAGTCGCGTCTTCGATTGTAGGATGGATAAAAAAGGAGAGGGAATCGGACCAGTTGATACTCATCGGCAGAAAATCACTCGAAGGCATTTTTGGAAATTTCCCCGGTTCAGACTTGTTCGTGCCTGTCGAAAAAAGTAAAAAAGGGTTTTTGGAAACCGTGTCGGCTTTGAAAAGAGAACGTCCGGATGCATGTTTTGTTCTTCCAAAATCGTTTTCTTCGGCTTTAATCGCGAGACTTTCAGGCATAAAAACAAGAATAGGTTATTCTACAGACAACAGGGGTTTTCTTCTGACCGAAAAACTCGACCCTAAAAACCGTAAATCAAAACCTATGAGACATTATTATTTCCGGCTTTTCAAAAACCACTTGAAATCACCTCCCCCAACTGAAATCAGTTTCTTCGTTCCGGAACCGGACTCACGAATAGCGAAAATTCTTGAAAATGAAACCGGTTACGTTGCGGTAGATCCCGGTGCCGCCTACGGAGAGGCAAAAATGTGGGAAGACGATAAATGGATAGAGCTGATACAAAAAACGGAAAAACTGACGAAAACCGTATTAGTCGGAGTCAGAGACCTCTCGGGTTGGGAAAGAAATTTTTCCGGAACTATTAACCTTTCATCGAAAACAAAAATCGGTGATATTCCTTTTGTTCTCTCAAAATCTTCGGTACTTGTTTCTTGCGACACCGGAAGCATGCACCTGGCTGCTGCTCTCGGAGTCAGCACGGTTTCGCTTTTCGGGTCGAGCTCGCCTGTTTGGACTGCTCCATGGGGCAAAGGAAAAAGCACAGTAATTTATAAAAATCTATCCTGCAGTCCCTGCTTTAAAAAGACATGTCCCAATGGAGAAGCCCTCTGCATGAAAAGCATTTCTGTCGAAGAAGTCTATCAAGCGGTCTCGGATACACTAAAAGTTGAAGTATAG
- a CDS encoding glycosyltransferase family 9 protein, with product MKFVVLRYGQLGDVVLLASLFESIKNLGFSCFFATRKKYAELFEEDPRIDGMFFLKDDRPSSLYKHAREIKKISPDFIIDAHLKLRTFAVSLLTGTKTARYDSRKKQRRNFVKNKSKTFTPFFTYEAYADTIKKLGFDEKPAPKPRLHVTNKSIEKAITIAGIGKIAAIHAHSSQKSKHLDPNIISEASKKLSACGYKTVLLGPRDSFPVFADKDMRGMTDDLSDLKAILSISSVLITSDSGPLHVSEAVGTPVLAVFCSTSPVFGFRPWMPESDFLTSGLKCCPCSLHGRNSCPRRDFACTKFYDSETIFNKARQIIENGNLSP from the coding sequence ATGAAATTTGTCGTACTCAGGTATGGACAGCTCGGCGACGTTGTTCTCCTGGCTTCTCTTTTTGAATCTATTAAAAATCTGGGTTTTTCGTGCTTTTTTGCGACGAGAAAAAAATACGCAGAACTTTTTGAAGAAGATCCGAGGATAGACGGTATGTTTTTTTTAAAAGACGACAGACCGTCGTCGTTGTATAAGCACGCCCGCGAAATAAAGAAAATATCGCCGGACTTTATCATTGACGCCCATTTGAAGCTTCGAACATTCGCTGTCTCTTTATTGACCGGCACAAAAACCGCCAGATATGATTCCAGGAAAAAACAAAGAAGAAACTTCGTCAAAAACAAATCAAAAACTTTTACTCCTTTTTTCACTTACGAAGCTTACGCCGATACTATTAAAAAATTAGGTTTCGATGAAAAACCGGCGCCAAAACCCAGATTGCACGTGACAAATAAATCCATTGAAAAAGCAATTACAATTGCGGGCATAGGCAAAATTGCAGCGATCCATGCTCATTCCTCCCAAAAATCAAAACACCTCGACCCAAATATCATATCCGAGGCTTCAAAAAAATTGTCCGCCTGCGGATACAAAACTGTTTTACTAGGACCCAGGGATTCATTTCCTGTCTTTGCAGACAAGGACATGAGAGGCATGACGGACGATTTGTCAGACCTCAAAGCGATTCTCAGCATTTCTTCCGTTTTGATAACCAGCGATTCCGGCCCTCTGCACGTTTCCGAAGCCGTCGGCACTCCCGTATTGGCAGTCTTTTGCTCGACGTCTCCTGTTTTCGGATTCAGACCCTGGATGCCAGAATCCGATTTCCTGACATCCGGTTTAAAATGCTGTCCCTGTTCACTGCATGGGAGAAATTCCTGCCCGAGAAGAGATTTTGCCTGCACAAAATTTTACGACTCCGAAACGATTTTCAACAAAGCGAGACAAATAATTGAAAACGGCAATTTATCTCCCTAA
- a CDS encoding HAD-IIIA family hydrolase, giving the protein MEKKVKRPAVFLDRDGTILKPVPYLRDPAQTELIDGARDSILKLNEASVLAVVVSNQSGIGRGFFSFKELFQVSEKMEKLLLPAKLDGIYYDPSSPDHGSGFRKPERGMIDSACSLFGIDTSLSWIVGDDYSDLMLSLKTGIKFILVLTGYGKNVLSQSHDSRKHFTIANDIGEAVQIVLNA; this is encoded by the coding sequence ATGGAAAAGAAAGTCAAAAGACCCGCGGTTTTTCTCGATAGAGACGGCACAATTCTAAAACCGGTGCCGTATCTGAGGGATCCCGCTCAAACCGAACTCATAGACGGAGCACGTGATTCAATCCTTAAATTGAACGAGGCATCAGTTCTGGCTGTCGTTGTCAGCAATCAGTCCGGCATCGGCAGAGGTTTTTTTTCTTTCAAAGAGCTTTTCCAGGTCTCTGAAAAGATGGAAAAACTTCTGTTGCCCGCAAAACTCGACGGGATTTATTACGACCCGTCGTCTCCCGATCATGGATCCGGTTTCAGAAAACCTGAAAGAGGAATGATAGACTCCGCGTGTTCACTGTTCGGCATAGACACTTCCCTTTCCTGGATTGTCGGTGACGACTACTCGGACTTGATGCTTTCTCTCAAAACCGGAATCAAATTCATTCTCGTGCTGACCGGATACGGTAAAAACGTTTTGTCCCAGTCCCATGATTCAAGAAAACATTTCACAATCGCCAACGACATAGGCGAAGCGGTTCAAATCGTCCTAAATGCTTGA